One Moorella sp. E308F genomic region harbors:
- a CDS encoding CC/Se motif family (seleno)protein: MEIRISPKAEQYIKEKSDTITIKLEMCGGUAGISIRPAVYAGAPADVKNFIFQQLNGLKVYLQKGIKASRGLDVDLVGFGPFKQLVVDGVQNY, from the coding sequence ATGGAAATTCGTATTAGCCCGAAAGCAGAACAATATATCAAAGAAAAATCCGATACCATTACCATTAAACTGGAGATGTGCGGCGGTTGAGCGGGTATATCCATTCGTCCTGCCGTGTATGCAGGCGCGCCGGCCGACGTGAAAAACTTTATTTTCCAGCAGCTAAACGGTTTGAAGGTATACCTGCAAAAAGGAATCAAGGCTTCCCGGGGCCTGGATGTGGACCTGGTAGGCTTTGGCCCCTTTAAACAGCTCGTTGTTGATGGAGTGCAAAATTATTAA
- the yfcE gene encoding phosphodiesterase — protein MRVGIISDTHGDGAAWEQALANCFQGVDLIIHAGDVLYHGPRNPIVAAYAPKDLAGLLQQSPVPILIARGNCDAEVDAMVLNLPITEQVVVQMGKRRLIAQHGHRLGEGDAEHLAAYYQADLWITGHTHVAMLAARDGRLFVNPGSPSLPHSGPLGKLKTVAVADDTGVKILALLTGEVLKEMPWPA, from the coding sequence ATGAGGGTAGGTATCATCAGCGATACCCATGGCGACGGCGCCGCCTGGGAACAGGCCCTGGCCAACTGCTTTCAGGGTGTAGACCTGATCATCCATGCCGGCGATGTCCTTTACCACGGCCCCAGGAATCCCATTGTGGCTGCCTATGCTCCTAAGGATCTGGCCGGGCTCTTGCAACAGTCTCCGGTACCCATCTTGATTGCCCGGGGGAATTGCGATGCGGAAGTAGATGCCATGGTCTTAAATTTACCAATAACGGAACAGGTAGTAGTCCAGATGGGCAAGCGCCGTCTCATCGCCCAGCACGGCCACCGTTTAGGTGAAGGCGACGCGGAACACCTGGCCGCCTATTACCAGGCCGACCTGTGGATAACCGGCCATACCCATGTAGCCATGCTGGCTGCCAGGGACGGGCGCCTTTTCGTTAACCCGGGCAGTCCCAGCCTGCCCCATAGCGGTCCTTTGGGCAAGTTAAAAACAGTAGCCGTAGCTGATGACACTGGCGTTAAAATCCTGGCCCTGTTAACTGGCGAAGTCCTGAAGGAGATGCCATGGCCGGCATAA
- a CDS encoding indolepyruvate oxidoreductase subunit beta codes for MDILIAGVGGQGIILASRALASAAVTAGLPVRTAETIGMAQREGSVVSHVRLGVQEAGPLIPAGAADILLALEPAEACRNLKYLRPGGRALVSTAPVIPVLAALGSSPYPLEDILAYLQDNLPGCRCLDALALAREAGSPRTLNLVMLGCLVNFGLPFPADVLLAEALKLLPASVHDMNRRAFELGRRALEV; via the coding sequence ATGGATATTCTCATTGCCGGTGTGGGCGGCCAGGGAATAATCCTCGCCTCCCGGGCCCTTGCCTCGGCTGCCGTTACAGCGGGCCTGCCGGTACGTACGGCCGAGACCATTGGCATGGCCCAGCGGGAGGGCAGTGTCGTCAGCCATGTCCGCCTGGGAGTGCAGGAGGCCGGCCCCCTCATCCCTGCTGGAGCTGCAGACATCCTTCTGGCCCTGGAGCCGGCCGAGGCCTGCCGCAACTTAAAGTATTTACGCCCCGGAGGCAGGGCCCTGGTCTCTACGGCACCGGTAATACCGGTTTTGGCCGCCCTGGGGAGCAGCCCCTATCCCCTGGAGGATATCCTGGCCTACCTGCAAGATAACCTGCCCGGCTGCCGCTGCCTGGACGCCCTGGCCCTGGCCAGGGAAGCCGGCAGCCCCCGGACTCTAAACCTGGTCATGCTGGGTTGCCTGGTGAACTTCGGTTTACCCTTCCCCGCCGATGTCCTGCTGGCCGAAGCTCTAAAGCTCCTGCCGGCCAGCGTCCATGACATGAATCGCCGCGCCTTTGAACTGGGCCGGCGCGCCCTGGAGGTGTAA
- the rsmD gene encoding 16S rRNA (guanine(966)-N(2))-methyltransferase RsmD translates to MVRIIAGQARGLRLRTPKGRSTRPTSDRVREALFSILGSGVIDSLFLDLFAGSGAVGLEALSRGAREAVFVENNRQALACLAANLAATGFKDKAQIIAADARRALAELRGRGLAFDLIYIDPPYRQGWGDIILPAVVPLLSLDGLAVLETATSEAAPETADMVLMARRVYGDTALNFYQRAGGHTDGVHDPD, encoded by the coding sequence ATGGTAAGAATAATTGCCGGCCAGGCTCGCGGCCTCCGCTTGCGTACCCCAAAGGGCCGCAGTACTCGACCTACAAGTGACCGGGTGCGGGAGGCCTTGTTCAGCATCCTGGGATCAGGGGTTATTGACAGCCTGTTCCTGGATCTTTTTGCCGGATCGGGAGCGGTGGGGCTGGAAGCTTTGAGCCGCGGGGCCAGGGAGGCCGTTTTTGTAGAAAATAACCGTCAGGCCCTGGCATGCCTGGCTGCCAACCTGGCCGCAACTGGCTTTAAAGATAAGGCCCAAATCATAGCCGCTGATGCCCGCCGGGCCCTGGCAGAATTGAGAGGGCGCGGCCTGGCCTTTGACCTAATTTATATCGATCCACCTTATCGGCAGGGATGGGGTGATATAATCTTGCCGGCAGTTGTTCCTTTGCTGTCACTGGATGGCCTGGCCGTCCTGGAAACGGCAACTTCTGAAGCAGCGCCGGAAACAGCCGATATGGTATTGATGGCCAGGAGGGTTTATGGTGATACAGCTTTAAATTTCTATCAAAGGGCAGGAGGGCATACTGATGGAGTTCATGACCCTGATTGA
- a CDS encoding DUF2197 domain-containing protein → MEVKCSLCGRKEELTKVHKDYRKLARDKNAVYTCETCRARLRYQALQAQRPEKPL, encoded by the coding sequence ATGGAAGTAAAATGTTCCCTCTGCGGTCGTAAAGAGGAGCTTACCAAAGTACATAAGGATTACCGTAAATTAGCCAGGGACAAGAATGCCGTCTACACCTGCGAAACCTGCCGTGCCCGCCTGCGCTACCAGGCCCTGCAGGCGCAAAGACCAGAAAAACCATTATAA
- the recG gene encoding ATP-dependent DNA helicase RecG, protein MYDRPVKVLKYVGPQKAACLGKLGIQTVGDLLWHFPRRYEDRRQLKGLASAAAGEIITVQVTIKAWEERELRPNLRLFRALIQDRQGTGYALWFNQPYIKRQLRVGSEVVLTGKVNYRGYVPEIQVSDYESLRERDSGLHTGRIVPFYPLTTGLSQRWLRLIVHQALEEVQGELPELLPLPLCQRYRLLPRYQALKYIHFPPDPAALHQARRRLKYEELLVWELALTLNRWQREAGVRGIAHTPDNGLVRQLIATLPFKLTRAQERVLAEILTDMENPRPMARLLQGDVGSGKTVVAAAAMVKAVAGGWQAALMVPTEVLAEQHGQTLQKILAPLKVPVAVLTGNTSRPEREVILAGLATGQLPLVVGTHALIQENVSFKALGLVVIDEQHRFGVDQRAALEAKGQAPDLLVMTATPIPRTLALAIYGDLDVSLLDELPPGRQPVTTRILTEKQRAKAYQLIRREIESGHQAYVICPLIDGSDSIAAEAAIAMAKKLQEEVFPEYTVGLVHGRLKPAEKEEVMKAFREGKIAILVATTVVEVGVDVPNATVMLIEGAERLGLAQLHQLRGRVGRGTSPAYCLLITSSNKAARERLAILASSQDGFAIAEADLRLRGPGEFFGTRQHGLPEFRLARLPEDSRILEQARQDARLICRENLWQQPEYRQLYLTARKKMASLLL, encoded by the coding sequence ATGTACGACCGGCCGGTGAAAGTGTTAAAATATGTAGGTCCCCAGAAAGCAGCCTGCCTGGGCAAGCTCGGCATCCAGACGGTGGGCGATCTCCTCTGGCATTTTCCCAGGCGTTATGAAGACCGACGCCAGTTAAAGGGACTGGCTTCGGCAGCGGCCGGAGAAATAATTACCGTCCAGGTAACCATCAAAGCCTGGGAAGAAAGAGAACTGCGTCCAAATTTGCGCCTCTTCCGGGCCCTCATCCAGGACAGGCAGGGGACAGGCTATGCCCTCTGGTTTAACCAGCCCTACATAAAGCGCCAGCTACGTGTTGGAAGCGAGGTCGTCCTTACCGGGAAGGTAAATTACCGGGGTTATGTTCCCGAAATCCAGGTCAGTGACTATGAATCCCTTAGGGAAAGAGACAGCGGCCTTCATACGGGACGTATTGTACCCTTTTACCCCCTGACGACGGGCTTAAGCCAGCGCTGGCTGAGGCTGATTGTCCACCAGGCCCTGGAAGAAGTTCAGGGAGAATTGCCTGAGCTTTTACCCCTCCCTTTATGCCAGCGTTATCGCCTTTTACCCCGCTACCAGGCCTTGAAATATATTCACTTCCCCCCCGATCCTGCCGCTCTGCACCAGGCGCGGCGGCGCCTTAAATATGAAGAACTTCTAGTCTGGGAACTGGCTTTAACTTTAAACCGCTGGCAGCGTGAAGCAGGCGTTAGGGGCATTGCCCATACACCGGACAACGGACTGGTGCGGCAATTAATTGCTACCCTGCCCTTTAAACTGACTCGGGCCCAGGAAAGGGTGCTGGCCGAAATCCTAACCGATATGGAAAACCCGCGGCCGATGGCCCGCCTGCTCCAAGGGGATGTCGGTTCGGGTAAAACCGTAGTGGCGGCAGCAGCCATGGTTAAGGCTGTGGCTGGTGGCTGGCAGGCTGCCTTGATGGTCCCTACGGAAGTCCTGGCCGAGCAGCACGGGCAAACCCTCCAGAAAATCCTCGCGCCCTTAAAAGTACCGGTAGCCGTCCTGACGGGCAACACTTCCCGGCCGGAGCGGGAAGTTATCCTGGCCGGCCTGGCCACCGGCCAATTACCCCTGGTAGTAGGTACTCATGCTTTGATCCAGGAAAATGTAAGCTTTAAGGCCCTGGGACTGGTCGTTATCGATGAGCAGCACCGCTTTGGCGTTGACCAGCGGGCCGCCTTGGAGGCCAAGGGGCAGGCTCCCGACCTGCTGGTTATGACGGCCACACCCATTCCCCGTACCCTGGCCCTGGCAATATATGGTGACCTGGATGTGTCCCTTCTGGACGAACTACCACCGGGGCGGCAACCGGTAACTACCCGCATTTTAACGGAGAAACAGCGCGCAAAAGCATACCAGTTAATCCGCCGGGAGATTGAGAGTGGCCACCAGGCCTATGTTATCTGTCCCTTAATTGATGGAAGCGACAGCATAGCTGCGGAAGCCGCCATCGCCATGGCGAAAAAGCTACAGGAAGAAGTCTTTCCTGAATACACGGTGGGGCTGGTTCACGGGCGCCTTAAACCTGCTGAAAAGGAGGAGGTAATGAAGGCTTTCCGGGAGGGTAAAATCGCCATCCTGGTGGCAACGACAGTCGTTGAGGTAGGAGTCGACGTGCCCAATGCTACGGTAATGCTAATCGAAGGGGCGGAAAGGTTGGGCCTGGCCCAACTACACCAGCTGAGGGGCCGGGTGGGGCGCGGTACGTCACCGGCCTATTGTTTGCTCATCACCAGTAGCAACAAGGCAGCCCGGGAGCGGCTGGCTATCCTGGCCTCCAGCCAGGACGGCTTTGCCATTGCCGAAGCCGACCTGCGCCTCAGGGGTCCCGGGGAATTCTTTGGCACCCGCCAGCACGGTTTGCCGGAATTTCGCCTAGCCAGGCTACCCGAGGATAGCCGCATATTGGAACAGGCCCGCCAGGACGCCCGCCTGATTTGTCGGGAAAACCTCTGGCAGCAGCCGGAATACCGCCAGCTTTACCTGACGGCCAGGAAAAAAATGGCAAGTCTGTTATTATAA
- a CDS encoding molybdopterin-binding protein encodes MLRKVRVEDSVGTVLAHDLTKIVPGEFKGRRFKKGHIIQPEDIPELLQMGKEHLYVLALGPDEVHEDEAAIRLARAAAGDGDHGLEFSEPQEGKVNLIAARDGLLKVNLPALQQVNEGADIVLATLHNNYPVTAGQVVAGTRLIPLLAPRAVIERVEAICRQAGGIVRIAPYRRLRVGLITTGSEVYKGRVKDAFGPVVRAKIASYGSEVVREEVVPDDAEAIRQAIAAMLTAGMEMVVLTGGMSVDPDDVTPEGIRRSGAEVVTYGAPVLPGAMFMLAYLGEVPVMGLPGCVMYYRATIFDLVLPRVLTGERIQRKDIAGLAAGGLCQGCLECRYPACSFGKA; translated from the coding sequence ATGCTCCGGAAAGTCCGGGTAGAAGACAGCGTGGGCACGGTCCTGGCCCACGACCTGACCAAAATCGTCCCCGGCGAATTCAAGGGAAGGCGATTTAAGAAAGGACATATTATTCAGCCGGAAGATATACCGGAACTGTTGCAGATGGGCAAGGAGCACCTATATGTCCTGGCCCTGGGGCCGGACGAGGTGCACGAAGACGAAGCCGCCATTCGCCTGGCACGGGCGGCAGCCGGCGACGGCGATCACGGCCTTGAATTTAGCGAGCCACAGGAAGGCAAGGTAAACCTTATCGCCGCCAGGGACGGCCTGTTGAAGGTAAATCTTCCGGCCCTGCAGCAAGTTAATGAAGGGGCGGATATCGTCCTGGCCACCCTGCACAACAATTACCCGGTTACGGCAGGCCAGGTGGTGGCCGGCACCAGGTTGATCCCCCTGCTGGCACCGCGGGCGGTGATTGAAAGGGTGGAAGCCATTTGCCGCCAGGCCGGTGGTATAGTCCGCATAGCACCCTACCGCCGGTTGCGGGTAGGCTTGATTACCACCGGGAGCGAAGTTTACAAAGGGCGGGTAAAAGATGCCTTTGGCCCGGTGGTCCGGGCCAAGATTGCCAGTTATGGATCAGAAGTAGTGCGGGAAGAGGTCGTACCGGATGATGCCGAGGCAATCCGGCAGGCTATCGCCGCCATGTTAACTGCCGGCATGGAAATGGTGGTGCTGACGGGGGGCATGTCGGTAGATCCTGACGACGTGACTCCGGAAGGGATCCGCCGCAGCGGGGCGGAAGTCGTCACCTACGGCGCCCCGGTGCTGCCAGGGGCCATGTTTATGCTGGCCTACCTGGGAGAGGTGCCTGTTATGGGCCTGCCGGGATGTGTCATGTATTACCGGGCCACCATTTTTGACCTGGTCCTGCCCCGGGTTTTAACGGGGGAAAGGATACAGCGCAAAGATATAGCCGGGCTGGCGGCCGGCGGCCTCTGCCAGGGCTGCCTGGAATGCCGCTACCCGGCCTGTTCCTTCGGTAAAGCTTAA
- a CDS encoding phenylacetate--CoA ligase, with product MGQFDYEKLYRQQAPALQALVQRLFDSSPYYRVKLTAAGIRPGDIRTVADLAAVPLTDKWELRNGRPLELMAVPEEKVVRIHSSSGTTGKPIIIPYTAGDVAAWAEMMARCFALAGVTNRDRVQITPGYGLWTAGIGFQAGVEYLGAMAIPTGAGNTEKQLEMLVDLQATVLTATASYALFLGEEIERRGLKDRLALRVGLLGSERWGEKMRRRIEELLGIETFDIYGLTEIYGPGIGLDCPAHEGIHIWTDHLLLEIIDPATGRQLPPGETGELVITTLTKEGMPLLRYRTHDLTCLKVEACSCGSPFPMIERVLGRTDDMVKIKGVNIYPGQVDHVLQLTPGAGSEYQLILTREQGKDRLLVKIEYLPGHESNAVAAECRRQIKNRIGILADVEAVPLGTLPRSEKKTRRVYDYRDN from the coding sequence ATGGGGCAATTTGATTACGAAAAACTCTACCGGCAGCAGGCTCCGGCCCTGCAAGCCCTGGTACAGCGCCTTTTTGACAGCTCACCCTATTACCGCGTAAAACTTACGGCCGCCGGGATCAGGCCGGGTGATATCAGGACCGTAGCCGACCTGGCGGCGGTCCCCCTGACCGATAAATGGGAGCTGCGCAACGGCAGGCCCCTGGAACTGATGGCCGTTCCGGAAGAAAAAGTCGTCCGGATTCATTCCTCCTCAGGAACCACCGGTAAGCCCATTATCATTCCCTACACCGCCGGTGACGTGGCTGCCTGGGCAGAAATGATGGCCCGCTGTTTTGCCCTGGCCGGGGTAACCAACCGCGACCGCGTGCAGATCACCCCCGGTTACGGCCTCTGGACAGCAGGCATCGGTTTCCAGGCCGGGGTTGAATACCTGGGCGCCATGGCCATTCCCACCGGTGCCGGCAATACGGAAAAACAGCTGGAAATGCTGGTCGACCTCCAGGCTACCGTCCTGACGGCCACTGCTTCCTATGCCCTTTTCCTGGGCGAAGAAATCGAACGCCGGGGCCTGAAGGACCGGCTGGCCCTGCGGGTTGGCCTCCTGGGTTCCGAACGCTGGGGCGAAAAAATGCGCCGGCGCATTGAAGAGCTCCTGGGGATTGAAACCTTTGATATTTACGGGCTTACGGAAATTTACGGCCCCGGCATCGGCCTTGATTGCCCGGCCCATGAAGGGATCCACATCTGGACCGATCACCTGCTGCTGGAGATTATTGACCCGGCAACGGGCAGGCAGCTGCCGCCTGGCGAAACGGGGGAACTGGTCATCACCACCCTGACCAAGGAAGGCATGCCTTTACTACGTTATCGTACCCATGACCTTACCTGCTTGAAGGTGGAAGCTTGTTCCTGCGGTTCACCCTTCCCCATGATCGAGCGCGTTTTGGGCCGGACCGATGACATGGTTAAAATTAAGGGTGTCAATATATATCCGGGTCAGGTCGACCATGTCCTGCAACTCACGCCGGGGGCCGGCAGCGAATACCAGCTCATCTTAACTCGTGAGCAGGGCAAGGACCGGCTGTTGGTAAAGATCGAGTACCTTCCCGGCCATGAGAGCAATGCCGTCGCCGCCGAGTGCCGGCGCCAGATTAAAAACCGCATCGGCATCCTGGCCGACGTGGAGGCGGTACCTTTAGGGACTTTGCCCCGCAGCGAAAAGAAAACCCGGCGCGTCTACGATTACCGGGATAATTAA
- a CDS encoding DUF1858 domain-containing protein, with translation MSGQEKTNVVPLQITPDLSILEVLQAYPQVRQVFYRYGMGCLECMGAINETIASGARSHGVNLENLLKDLNKAIRSRG, from the coding sequence ATGAGCGGCCAAGAGAAAACTAACGTCGTTCCTTTGCAAATAACCCCAGACCTCTCCATTTTGGAAGTATTGCAGGCCTATCCCCAGGTGCGGCAGGTATTTTATCGCTATGGCATGGGCTGCCTGGAATGCATGGGTGCTATTAATGAAACCATTGCCAGCGGCGCCCGCAGCCACGGCGTTAACCTGGAAAACCTGTTGAAAGACTTGAATAAAGCCATTAGAAGCCGGGGATGA
- the rpmB gene encoding 50S ribosomal protein L28 — MAVCSICGKRTTTGNQVSHSNIKTKRTWSPNLQRVKIILNGTPKKVYVCTRCLRSGKVQRAV; from the coding sequence ATGGCCGTCTGCAGCATCTGTGGCAAAAGGACGACTACCGGCAATCAGGTCAGCCACTCCAATATTAAGACCAAACGCACCTGGTCCCCTAATCTCCAGCGGGTCAAGATTATTTTAAACGGTACCCCCAAAAAGGTTTACGTCTGTACCCGCTGCCTGCGTTCAGGCAAGGTACAGCGAGCCGTCTAA
- the gpr gene encoding GPR endopeptidase, giving the protein MERAEFYRLSGVILDLAVEAHALLRGATRQEVPGVKEDKEQYPNATVTTITIMNATGEQAMGKPLGTYITIDAPALRFENPPVHEEIAGLLAQKLNLLLEKWNVGPTDSVLVVGLGNWEATPDSLGPKVINQFTVTRHLLKFAPQNMPPGTRPVSALAPGVLGTTGIETAEILKGVVEKTRPRVLIAIDALAAGDLQRIGSSIQITDTGISPGSGVGNQRVGINRQTMGVPVIAIGIPTVVHAGVIIYEALNQMQQAFPHVNLQLDQAVAQNLTRNVLAPFGGNLTVTPKEVDDLVHNLAWVIGNALNRTLHSALLQARAAIPLH; this is encoded by the coding sequence TTGGAGCGCGCCGAATTTTACCGGCTTTCAGGGGTAATCCTGGACCTGGCGGTAGAAGCTCATGCTCTATTACGCGGGGCTACCCGGCAGGAAGTGCCAGGGGTAAAGGAAGATAAAGAACAGTATCCCAACGCTACGGTTACAACCATTACGATCATGAATGCCACCGGCGAGCAGGCCATGGGCAAGCCCCTAGGAACTTACATAACCATTGATGCCCCGGCCCTCCGCTTTGAAAACCCGCCCGTCCATGAAGAAATAGCGGGGCTCCTGGCCCAGAAGCTCAACCTGTTGTTAGAAAAATGGAATGTCGGTCCTACCGACTCGGTGCTGGTGGTGGGCCTGGGAAACTGGGAAGCCACACCGGATTCCCTGGGTCCAAAAGTAATCAACCAGTTTACAGTCACTAGGCATTTACTAAAATTTGCCCCGCAAAATATGCCCCCAGGAACCAGGCCCGTCAGCGCCCTGGCCCCCGGTGTCCTGGGTACCACCGGTATTGAAACAGCGGAAATCCTCAAGGGTGTAGTAGAAAAAACCCGGCCCCGGGTGTTGATTGCCATCGATGCCCTGGCCGCCGGCGATCTGCAGCGTATAGGCAGCAGTATTCAAATTACTGATACCGGTATTAGTCCCGGCTCAGGGGTGGGCAATCAGCGTGTCGGCATCAATCGGCAAACTATGGGTGTTCCCGTCATTGCCATCGGTATTCCTACCGTGGTTCATGCCGGCGTAATTATTTATGAAGCCCTTAACCAAATGCAGCAGGCTTTTCCCCATGTCAACCTGCAGCTTGACCAGGCCGTGGCCCAGAACCTTACCCGCAATGTCCTGGCACCATTTGGCGGTAACCTTACCGTAACCCCCAAAGAAGTTGACGACCTGGTGCATAACCTGGCCTGGGTTATTGGCAATGCCCTCAACAGGACTCTGCATAGCGCTTTACTGCAGGCCAGGGCGGCCATACCCTTACATTAA
- a CDS encoding alpha/beta-type small acid-soluble spore protein, whose protein sequence is MPRGGRTNRLLIPQARGQMERFKQEVASELGISNYDGYLGDLPSKVNGSVGGLMVKKMIAAYEQTLSNQAAGGLGGADVELGAAQNVTGRISGPNPAYNAGGQKLNINAQQYNPGGLGGLTQ, encoded by the coding sequence ATGCCGCGTGGAGGAAGGACCAACCGTCTCCTGATCCCCCAGGCCCGCGGCCAGATGGAAAGGTTCAAGCAGGAAGTGGCCAGCGAACTGGGGATCTCCAATTACGACGGTTACCTGGGTGACCTGCCCTCCAAGGTTAACGGTTCTGTAGGGGGGCTCATGGTCAAAAAGATGATCGCTGCTTACGAGCAGACCCTGAGCAATCAGGCAGCCGGCGGCCTTGGTGGTGCAGATGTTGAACTGGGTGCCGCCCAGAACGTTACCGGTCGCATCAGCGGGCCTAACCCCGCTTATAATGCCGGTGGACAAAAGTTAAACATTAATGCCCAGCAATACAACCCCGGTGGACTGGGTGGATTGACTCAGTAA
- the iorA gene encoding indolepyruvate ferredoxin oxidoreductase subunit alpha: MPVLLMGNEAIARGALEAGIRVATSYPGTPASEIMATLMHFGPEAGVYTEWSVNEKVAVEIAAGAAYAGARALASMKQMGLNVAADAVMSLAYIGVKGGLVLVVADDPGPHSSQTEQDTRLFARFAKLPVLDPSCPREAYEMTKYAFKLSETLNLPVIVRPTTRVSHACQEVDVGTIPPRPPVPGFVKDPRWVIMPSLAARQHVWLNKQQDRARAEFAASPFNAVQLEGPVGVIAGGPSYFYVTEALKRLGVKLSLLKIGTPYPLPEEPVKDFLSRMERVLIVEEQEPVVEDQVISLAWRNRLPVELSGKHDGYLPREGEFNVDRVAAALARFLKPEQENPAPSLPALPPLPARPPLFCAGCPHRGSFYAFKQAARDQEVIFTGDIGCYTLGAAPPLAAMDTCLCMGASLGLAQGLARVQPGTRLVAFIGDSTFFHAGLPPLVNAVHQQTPLVVVVLDNETTAMTGHQSHPGLATGTGQRAVDIARVARACGVETVLTADPLDLEATMAVARQALAASGPAVVILRHPCPQITKPATRYRVNADACTGCRTCIDELGCPALVPADGAVMINPTCTGCGLCAKVCPAAAMEEVV; the protein is encoded by the coding sequence GTGCCAGTATTGCTGATGGGTAATGAAGCCATCGCCCGGGGAGCCCTGGAGGCCGGTATCCGGGTTGCTACTTCTTATCCCGGTACCCCGGCTTCCGAAATAATGGCTACACTGATGCATTTCGGCCCGGAAGCAGGGGTGTACACCGAATGGTCGGTCAATGAGAAGGTCGCCGTGGAAATCGCCGCCGGGGCCGCCTATGCCGGCGCCCGTGCCCTGGCGAGCATGAAGCAGATGGGCTTAAATGTCGCCGCCGATGCCGTCATGAGCCTGGCCTATATCGGCGTAAAAGGCGGCCTGGTCCTGGTGGTAGCCGACGACCCCGGCCCCCACAGTTCCCAGACGGAGCAGGACACACGCCTTTTTGCCCGCTTTGCCAAATTGCCCGTCCTGGACCCCTCCTGTCCCCGGGAAGCTTATGAAATGACAAAATATGCCTTTAAGCTTTCGGAAACTTTAAACCTCCCTGTTATCGTCCGCCCCACTACCCGCGTCAGCCACGCCTGCCAGGAGGTGGATGTGGGTACCATCCCGCCGCGGCCGCCGGTGCCGGGGTTTGTTAAAGACCCCCGCTGGGTCATCATGCCCTCCCTGGCGGCCCGCCAGCATGTCTGGTTGAATAAACAGCAGGACCGGGCGCGGGCTGAGTTTGCGGCCAGCCCCTTTAATGCCGTTCAACTGGAAGGCCCTGTGGGGGTCATAGCCGGCGGCCCTTCTTACTTTTACGTTACCGAAGCGCTGAAACGCCTGGGAGTAAAACTATCCCTGCTAAAAATCGGCACTCCCTACCCCCTGCCGGAAGAACCGGTAAAAGACTTTTTAAGCCGCATGGAAAGGGTCCTCATCGTCGAAGAGCAGGAGCCAGTTGTCGAAGACCAGGTCATCAGCCTGGCCTGGCGCAACCGCCTCCCGGTAGAACTGTCTGGCAAACATGATGGCTACCTGCCCCGGGAGGGCGAATTTAACGTCGACAGGGTAGCCGCAGCCCTGGCCCGCTTCTTAAAGCCGGAGCAGGAAAACCCGGCACCCAGCCTCCCGGCGCTGCCGCCTTTACCGGCGCGGCCGCCCCTTTTCTGCGCCGGTTGCCCCCACCGGGGCTCCTTCTATGCCTTTAAACAGGCGGCCCGGGATCAGGAAGTAATTTTTACCGGTGACATCGGCTGCTATACCCTGGGGGCGGCGCCACCCCTGGCCGCCATGGATACCTGCCTCTGCATGGGAGCAAGTTTAGGCCTGGCCCAGGGCCTGGCCCGGGTCCAGCCCGGCACCCGGCTGGTAGCCTTTATCGGCGACTCGACCTTCTTCCACGCCGGCCTGCCGCCCCTGGTCAATGCCGTCCACCAGCAGACACCCCTGGTAGTCGTAGTTCTCGACAACGAAACTACCGCCATGACCGGGCACCAGTCACACCCGGGACTGGCCACCGGCACCGGGCAGCGGGCCGTTGATATCGCCCGGGTGGCCCGGGCCTGCGGTGTAGAAACAGTCCTCACCGCCGATCCCCTGGACCTGGAGGCCACCATGGCAGTTGCCCGCCAGGCCCTGGCTGCTTCCGGACCGGCGGTGGTAATCCTCCGTCACCCCTGCCCCCAGATAACCAAACCTGCCACCCGCTACCGGGTCAATGCCGACGCCTGCACCGGCTGCCGTACCTGTATTGACGAGCTGGGCTGCCCGGCCCTGGTGCCGGCTGACGGCGCAGTAATGATTAATCCTACCTGTACCGGCTGCGGTCTCTGTGCGAAAGTGTGCCCGGCGGCAGCCATGGAGGAGGTGGTCTAG
- the trxA gene encoding thioredoxin, translating to MSKPVNVDSSAFEAEVLSAPLPVVVDFWAVWCGPCRMMAPVLDQLAEDYAGNVKFAKVNVDENQELAARYGIMSIPTLVIFKDGQEVGRVIGYMPKEKLKEQLEAAIH from the coding sequence ATGAGCAAGCCCGTTAATGTGGATAGCAGCGCCTTTGAAGCTGAAGTATTGTCAGCACCACTGCCGGTAGTAGTTGATTTCTGGGCCGTCTGGTGCGGTCCCTGCCGGATGATGGCCCCGGTACTGGACCAGCTAGCCGAAGACTACGCTGGTAACGTTAAATTTGCCAAGGTAAATGTTGACGAAAACCAGGAACTGGCCGCCCGATATGGTATTATGAGTATACCTACCCTGGTTATCTTTAAAGACGGCCAGGAAGTGGGACGGGTCATCGGCTATATGCCCAAGGAAAAGCTAAAGGAACAGCTGGAAGCTGCTATACATTAA